A single region of the Mercenaria mercenaria strain notata chromosome 6, MADL_Memer_1, whole genome shotgun sequence genome encodes:
- the LOC123548757 gene encoding glucose-fructose oxidoreductase domain-containing protein 1-like has translation MRKMLPGIGVFGTSPSIRTFVAILNSCGFRVVALWGRVKAEAEQLAVELNIPVSTDNVDEILLNKDVDVIVISCPPHMQSPIAVKALGIGKHVLCGTPAGPTQVESLKMVHAAGYYPKLAARMIYGLRFLPTINTMKQLIEEGFLGELKICEIRVHFWNYPKEKFDWTCDEIMGGGVLNSIGSNLIDIVTYLTSQKAISVHGMLKTYTKQTEKINGIREITSDDFCSFQLELDYGACATVTINSHMPGQFYQEITVVGTKARLTAKGADLYGQKNDSRKEELLHFDPINFKEEERYGVSEKTRSVIPTPYLKGIIRMMENVKEAFDKEEERQSYCQEMLENAATFEDSLYVQTVIDAIKASNHTKEWEKVEVKNDEPAPSPILPHGASKT, from the coding sequence GTATAGGAGTATTTGGAACTTCTCCAAGCATAAGAACATTTGTGGCCATCCTTAATTCCTGTGGATTTAGAGTTGTTGCATTATGGGGTCGGGTAAAGGCGGAGGCAGAGCAGTTAGCAGTGGAGCTCAATATCCCTGTCAGCACCGACAATGTAGATGAAATTCTACTGAACAAGGACGTTGATGTGATTGTAATTAGCTGTCCACCTCATATGCAGTCACCTATAGCAGTTAAAGCTCTGGGCATTGGGAAGCATGTGTTGTGCGGTACACCAGCAGGACCCACTCAGGTTGAATCTCTTAAAATGGTACACGCGGCAGGATATTATCCAAAACTCGCAGCCAGAATGATTTATGGTCTCCGCTTTCTTCCAACTATAAACACTATGAAGCAATTAATTGAGGAAGGTTTCTTAGGCGAGTTAAAAATTTGCGAGATCAGGGTTCATTTCTGGAACTATCCGAAAGAAAAGTTTGATTGGACTTGTGACGAGATAATGGGAGGAGGGGTTTTGAATTCTATAGGAAGTAATCTCATTGATATAGTCACCTATCTTACCTCACAGAAAGCCATTAGTGTTCATGGTATGTTGAAAACTTACACAAAACAAACAGAGAAGATCAATGGtataagggagataactagtGACGATTTCTGTTCGTTTCAGTTAGAGCTGGATTATGGGGCTTGTGCAACTGTGACGATCAATTCCCACATGCCGGGACAGTTTTATCAGGAAATCACTGTTGTAGGAACAAAAGCAAGACTTACTGCGAAGGGCGCCGATCTGTACGGACAGAAAAATGACTCTAGAAAAGAAGAACTTTTACATTTCGATCCAATTAATTTTAAGGAAGAAGAACGGTATGGTGTCTCTGAGAAGACGAGGTCAGTAATACCAACGCCGTACCTGAAGGGAATCATCCGTATGATGGAGAATGTTAAAGAAGCTTTTGATAAGGAGGAAGAAAGACAAAGTTACTGTCAGGAAATGTTGGAAAATGCGGCAACATTTGAAGATTCTTTGTACGTCCAAACTGTAATAGATGCAATTAAAGCGTCCAATCATACAAAAGAGTGGGAGAAGGTGGAGGTGAAGAACGATGAGCCAGCTCCAAGTCCAATTCTGCCACACGGTGCCAGCAAAACATAA